The DNA region ATAACATCTTTTGCATCCATGTTCAGATACACAGAGCAGGTACTACGAAGTGCAAAATGTCCATAAATTTCTTGTTATGGAATTGCATAATAAATACCAGCAGACCCTTAAGACTGATGACTCAAAACCAGGGTGCCAACagaggggggcggggggggatCACTTTAAGACGAAATAAATAAAGACGAAATGGGCTGCTCTGCATCGGCGCCAACCGATACGATGTTACGGACTGAAGAAGCGGCCTCGCAGAATTCACAATGCTCACATCGTTCAGATCCCTTTAAACGTCTGCGTTACGACTGGCCAAAGGTGCCAGTTTATCAACTTCAGCACAAAGCTGAGAGACATGAATCGCATAAAAATCCTGATACATTGTTTTGAAAACGGGCTTCTTTTCCCCCTTAAAATCTCAAATTAGCGTAAGGAGCAAATCTAAATTTTAACTCACAACGtagacattttgaaaagcagTACTGTGTGacatcagaataaataaaattgtttatagGCTGTCATAGAGCTGGTATTTTCTAGGGAAATGTTTGTAGAGAGCTAAAATCTTCTTCATGTCTTATATTGTTGACAGGCTATTCGTTGCAGTTAGAGCTCAAATGTATCTGCCTTATGTTAAGAGCCCTCACTTTTACTCTATAGCGACAGCGAGAGAGAAATGCCACTTTTCACCTTGTGCTTCACACTTCTCCATGAACCAATTTGCGGTCGGCCTCGGTTCGGGTAACCTTTGCTCAACCCTGCTTCAGGGAGCAGAGGCGCTGCCTGCAATTTATctcataaaatattcttttgacTTCTCTCCAATTCTCCGGCATTGCCAGTCTTTGGTTCGGAGCAACggcttttctctctttcccatttatttttgcttcatgtgCCGTCTTtattcctcttctttcttttttcttttattgcccCCGGTTCTTTCTCCTCAGTGCTGCAGGAGGAAGTTGGTCGCCATGTTAATGTCGTTATTTGAAGCTCTGAGGGCCTCGAGGGCGTCGACTCTGGAAAAGCCCATTTCCACTAACCGGGCAACCTGTGGGAAACTGCACTTTTAGAGCGGGACGCCAATAAAACTGGCAGTCATTTTGACACGGCTCAGGCAGgacatgggttttttttctgtgctacCTGTTCCTCTGCAACGGGAGAGTTTTCCAGTAATGGAGGCTGTGTGGACTGGTGTGTCTGGGCCTCAGGATGGGGTTGGACTGGAGGTCTGTTCTGTCCTCTGTGTCTCAGAGAGGGAAATAGCCTGGTCCACTGCAGCAGCCCACCCTGACAaaatcagatggaccaaaatataatgTTAGGtggaaattttgatattttaagggGGGGGGGAATGACAAAAATTCataaaagtagtaaaaaaaaaaatagcaaaagaaggccaaacattttattttctaaatcagcttctttcagtaaagaaaaaataaataaaaataatgaaattttaacaaacactgcaggtgtgtgtctctggagaatttttgattaaaacatgtttgttcttcctTCAGGGAAGACAGTCAGTGGGAAGGGAATATAGAAATTTTACTCATGTAAGAGTGGAtatacttcataataaagttactcaagttaaagtaaaaagtacagcatagtaaaaatactgataaaagtaatttctttccaaaaatgttactcaagtaaatgtaattgagtaaatataATTAGTTACTACTCAACTCTGTGCAAAGCTAAGAAACCTATAAATTTACGTGTTTTTATAacgtttttattaaaatgtctacAAAGGGATTTTCGAGATTCAGGCAACAGAAACACCTGTAGAGTTTTATGGCACAAGAATATAAATGCtaaacataaagacaaagtcTTGTGTGTTTGGATCTGAGGATCTCCGGTgggcgcgcgcgtgtgtgtgtgtgtgtgtgagagagagagagtctaCCCGTGGCTGACGTCTGGCATTCCTCCGGGCCTCGTTGTACTGGGCCAGTAGCAGCTGCTGGTCGAGCAGATCCATTCTCTGCTGCCTCTGGATGTCCAGAGTGGCTCCCATCCCCAGAGGCGTCTCATCGTTGGGCTGGGAGCCTGGAGAAGCACAGACGtaaacaacacattttgctAAGAGCTGAAGACGATACCGGGAACGTTGTGAGAATGAAACGCAGAGCTGCTTTgctgtttatattttgaaacGATGCTTTCAAAACTACGTACTATAACTTTAATaatttgcaaaaaactgttttgctgtttctaaatgGACCTTTatgctaaattaaaacagaacctcaaaaaagaaatgacattttatcttttaagtgcaacaaaaaaaaaaaaaaaaaaaaatatatatatatatatatattgtaactTATACAATATATAAGTCTCTTGCTCAACATTATAGCATGTACCATGGTCTTTGGATACAAACCTTTTACACTGAACCATCTGCTATTTATCAAATTATCTTTCCAAATGTACGCAGAGTGCTCAAAAGGTGTCCCACAAAGTTGTGTACAAGGGTCCACACATTGTATTGGGAGATAACTGattatttcctgttttgacAATATTGTGactctgttttggttttgaaacaAGTCTCTCTTGAAATTGAAGTCCTGTGAAACGTACCTGCATAAattatgataaaacaaaaaaagaggtcGTGACCTAATAATGTTGTTACCATTTCTCTATGATTTTCTGGTTTCAAAACACTTCTTGTAACAAACTCTTAAGGAAAGGTTTAGTATCCTAATAATTAGCGATTGGACTCACTGGAGAAGAGCGGCTCCAGAATGTACTTTCCTACAGAAGATACCCAAACCGGGACAAAGAAGACCTTCTGCAACCAGAGAGCATTGGAGTGGTACAATCCTCCCGAGATCTGAAAAGCACACATATGAACCGATAATACAAAAGGTCTAATTCATGTCAATACAACTGTCTCAGGAATTTCATAATGCTTACATGGGCTAAGAGatcctgaaaaaaaacaaagtacgAGTTGCAAAGTCTGTGTTGCAAAATGGGATAATATCAATTTTGCATTGAAATGTTGCACACAGACTGAAAACTGTTGCAATAAAGAAGATTACCTGGCTTAATGCAACCTTctcatgcattttgttttccaacttaAACTTGACAAAAGCATGCAGAAATTTTGAGACCTTCCTGCTTCTTTAGTCTGAAAGAGAGTCGCTAAGACCTAAACCACTGAGTATACTGCCTCGTAAAAAGACCTAGTAAAGAACAGAAGGAGCACTAACCAGTCCACTGAGTGCAAGGAGCCACATGAAGGGGCTGGAAGTCAGCAGCTGCGacagagaacattttaaagagaatttttttatttttaattttaaaaagttctgctGATTGGAAACTTGCAGCTTTCAAGAATTCAACCACAGGGCAAGTAAATTATTCATGTACAGACTCAAAATGTGGGCTCACCTGCAGGCCCACTATGTAAACCAGAGTCTTGTTGGTGATGTGGATGTGTCCCAGGACCTGAGTGACTGGCATTCTGGGGATCGACTGGTAGAAAGGTACAAACAGAGAGAAGACCGGAGCGAGCCTGTGGATGGAAACAACAAAGAGTTAAGATGATTCAAGAAGGACTGAACCTAATGTATCAATTATACCAAATAAGGCTTAATAATTTAACAGTCTGTCAAAGAACCCTACATTTGGTGTTGACATAGATGTGCTTTAATCATTACTTGTTCAAAATAAAGGATTTTCCACCTATGTTTAGCAGaatataaagatatttattaaatattccaAAAACATATACAGCTTCTAAATATGAACATGTTTGAACAGACCTTCAAAACTCCTAAAAGtaacaacaaaatgaatattACATGCAGAAATATTTAGTGGGCCAGCCTTCTACTCACAGTCCGGCTGGTAGTTCCTCCACTTCATATTCAAACAGGAACTGGAAGGCCTGGGCC from Gambusia affinis linkage group LG13, SWU_Gaff_1.0, whole genome shotgun sequence includes:
- the ubac2 gene encoding ubiquitin-associated domain-containing protein 2 translates to MFTATGSRGLYKAPLCKGLLLVLNGLTVMLTLLPQYQDMFVYSLQAVAHQHQVWRLLCGRLVCLDVKDSFCSSLLIYNFRIFERRFGTRKFSSFLLGTWFLSALVDFLLAQAFQFLFEYEVEELPAGLLAPVFSLFVPFYQSIPRMPVTQVLGHIHITNKTLVYIVGLQLLTSSPFMWLLALSGLISGGLYHSNALWLQKVFFVPVWVSSVGKYILEPLFSSSQPNDETPLGMGATLDIQRQQRMDLLDQQLLLAQYNEARRNARRQPRGGLLQWTRLFPSLRHRGQNRPPVQPHPEAQTHQSTQPPLLENSPVAEEQVARLVEMGFSRVDALEALRASNNDINMATNFLLQH